The Vicia villosa cultivar HV-30 ecotype Madison, WI linkage group LG1, Vvil1.0, whole genome shotgun sequence genome includes a region encoding these proteins:
- the LOC131609546 gene encoding non-specific lipid transfer protein GPI-anchored 15-like, which translates to MEFEARTFLATVVMFLLASSVLIMESEGAGECGKTPIGSAAASLSPCLDASRNGRAKVSAACCSKVGALLSTSPKCLCSVLLSPLAKQAKINLAIAITIPKRCNIRNRPAGKKCGNYTLP; encoded by the exons ATGGAATTCGAGGCTAGAACTTTCCTTGCGACGGTGGTGATGTTTCTGTTGGCATCAAGTGTGTTAATTATGGAAAGTGAGGGTGCTGGAGAATGTGGAAAGACACCAATTGGTTCAGCAGCTGCTAGTCTGAGTCCATGCTTAGATGCATCACGTAATGGGAGGGCAAAAGTTTCAGCAGCTTGCTGTTCTAAAGTTGGTGCTTTGCTTTCAACTTCTCCAAAATGTCTTTGTTCAGTTCTTTTGTCACCTCTTGCTAAACAAGCCAAGATTAATCTTGCTATTGCTATTACTATTCCTAAGAGATGCAACATTAGGAACAGACCTGCTGGAAAGAAATGTGGAA ATTACACACTTCCTTGA
- the LOC131641972 gene encoding probable isoprenylcysteine alpha-carbonyl methylesterase ICMEL1, whose protein sequence is MTSQILPITNHQTPNLHSSSASTISMLLKYDDQENPTTSLLHSSSFKNNNMSIKPLLPRSSSFNSSINNNNSIGAVPNFFQKTRRRVASEDSLACVSNGSSHRSSFGNDVRHAASETFLLTRLGLKMLTYLGVGYRWITRFLALGCYSLLLLPGFIQVGYHYFFSSEIRRSIVYGDKPRNRLDLFLPKNSDGPKPVVAFITGGAWIIGYKAWGSLLGQQLSERDIIVACIDYRNFPQATISDMIDDASQGISFVCNNIAEYGGDPNRIYIMGQSAGAHIAACTILEQAIKEAGEGETTWSLSQIKAYFGLSGGYNLFNLIDHFHSRGLYRSIFLSIMEGEESIRRFSPEVMVQDPNIGNAVSLIPPTVLFHGTGDYSIPSDQSKSFAETLKRFGVKAESILYEGKTHTDVFLQDPMRGGKDDMFDDLVAYIHAGDPEALSRDATAPPRRRLVPEFMLKLAHSVSPF, encoded by the exons ATGACATCTCAGATCCTTCCCATAACCAATCATCAAACACCTAACCTTCATTCTTCTTCTGCTTCCACCATTTCAATGTTGCTTAAATACGACGACCAAGAAAACCCAACCACGAGTCTCTTACACtcttcctcattcaaaaacaacaACATGTCGATTAAGCCTCTTCTACCGAGGTCTTCCAGCTTCAACTCctcaatcaataacaacaactcAATTGGCGCTGTTCCTAATTTCTTTCAGAAAACACGAAGGCGCGTTGCGAGTGAGGATTCACTGGCTTGTGTTTCTAATGGTAGTTCGCATAGATCTTCATTTGGCAATGATGTTAGACACGCTGCTTCGGAAACGTTTCTGCTGACTCGTCTTGGATTGAAGATGTTGACGTATCTTGG GGTAGGCTATAGATGGATTACAAGATTTCTTGCCCTTGGTTGTTATTCTTTACTGCTTTTACCAGGCTTTATTCAAG TTGGATATCATTATTTTTTCTCCAGTGAAATACGCAGAAGTATAGTTTATGGAGATAAACCACGTAATAG GCTAGACTTGTTTTTGCCTAAAAACAGTGACGGGCCAAAACCAGTTGTTGCTTTCATTACTGGTGGAGCCTGGATTATTGG ATACAAAGCATGGGGTTCTCTTTTAGGTCAACAGCTTTCGGAGAGAGATATCATTGTGGCATGCATAGATTATAG AAATTTTCCTCAGGCAACCATCAGTGATATGATAGATGATGCTTCCCAAGGTATCTCATTTGTATGCAACAATATTGCTGAATATGGAGGTGACCCTAACAG AATTTACATAATGGGACAATCAGCTGGAGCACATATTGCGGCATGTACAATCTTGGAGCAGGCAATCAAAGAGGCTGGTGAAGGAGAGACTACTTGGAGTCTTTCTCAGATTAAAGCTTATTTTGGTTTATCTGGAGG GTATAACTTGTTTAATCTAATAGACCACTTCCACAGTAGAGGCCTCTATCGTTCCATCTTTTTAAG CATAATGGAAGGAGAGGAATCAATACGGAGGTTTTCTCCTGAAGTAATGGTTCAAGATCCAAACATTGGAAATGCTGTTTCTCTAATACCCCCTACAGTTCTTTTCCATGGCACCGGAGATTATTCCATACCATCAGATCAAAG CAAATCATTTGCTGAAACTCTTAAAAGATTTGGAGTCAAAGCTGAATCAATTTTATATGAAGGGAAGACTCATACAGATGTGTTTCTACAG GATCCTATGAGGGGTGGAAAAGATGATATGTTTGATGATTTAGTAGCATATATTCATGCCGGCGATCCTGAGGCTCTTTCTAGAGATGCAACGGCTCCTCCAAGAAGACGACTTGTACCAGAATTCATGTTAAAGTTGGCTCATTCTGTCAGTCCTTTCTAA